A genomic window from Chlorobium phaeobacteroides DSM 266 includes:
- the meaB gene encoding methylmalonyl Co-A mutase-associated GTPase MeaB: MKSAEKISSDGNNQEPDVEKMVCGIMNGNRQMLARAITLVESQNPKHEKKAHEILDRCLEKKTSSIRIGITGSPGVGKSTFIEALGLEIINSGHRLAVLAIDPSSMQSKGSILGDKARMEKLATKKEAYIRPSASSGYLGGTSPKTHETILLCEAAGYDVIIVETVGVGQSEILVDSMTDFTLLLMLPGSGDELQGIKRGIMEIADAIAVTKTDGEQSVLAAISKAECDAALRMLPSKYPFWKREVFLTSAITATGIREVWQNINEFFAVMQKKELLRKKREQQLKNLFSAIVEDMLKKKFYLDQEVGSSLPITEQLVVTGKISPFSGASSLINIFRHPDTLR; the protein is encoded by the coding sequence ATGAAAAGCGCAGAAAAAATCAGCTCTGATGGCAATAACCAGGAACCGGACGTTGAGAAAATGGTCTGCGGGATCATGAACGGCAACCGGCAGATGCTTGCCCGAGCCATAACCCTTGTGGAATCACAAAACCCCAAACACGAAAAAAAAGCCCACGAGATTCTTGATCGCTGCCTTGAAAAAAAAACCAGCTCCATACGTATCGGCATAACCGGATCGCCAGGCGTAGGAAAAAGCACCTTTATTGAAGCTCTCGGCCTGGAAATCATCAATTCAGGCCACCGCCTTGCGGTACTGGCAATAGATCCGAGCAGCATGCAGTCGAAAGGCAGCATTCTCGGCGACAAGGCACGAATGGAAAAACTTGCGACAAAAAAAGAGGCCTATATCCGCCCCTCCGCATCTTCGGGATATCTTGGAGGAACCTCTCCCAAAACACACGAAACAATTCTTCTTTGCGAAGCTGCCGGTTACGATGTCATCATTGTTGAAACTGTCGGTGTCGGACAGTCCGAAATACTGGTTGACTCCATGACTGACTTTACCCTCTTGCTCATGCTGCCTGGTTCCGGAGACGAACTCCAGGGCATAAAACGGGGAATCATGGAAATCGCCGACGCTATAGCCGTTACCAAAACAGACGGTGAACAATCTGTGCTTGCCGCTATATCAAAAGCGGAATGCGATGCGGCTCTGAGAATGCTTCCGTCGAAATACCCTTTCTGGAAACGCGAGGTTTTTCTTACCTCTGCGATAACAGCAACCGGCATCAGGGAGGTCTGGCAGAACATCAATGAATTTTTTGCTGTCATGCAGAAAAAAGAGCTGCTTCGAAAAAAAAGAGAACAGCAGCTTAAGAACCTTTTCAGCGCTATTGTCGAGGATATGCTGAAAAAAAAGTTCTATCTCGACCAGGAAGTCGGTTCATCATTACCGATAACAGAACAACTCGTTGTTACGGGAAAAATCAGCCCCTTCAGCGGAGCCAGTTCCCTCATCAATATTTTCAGACACCCCGATACATTGCGGTAA
- the scpA gene encoding methylmalonyl-CoA mutase: MRPDFSGIDIFSAFSANKDNPIEVPRHFTSAEGIDIQSFYPGHNSESSAITHFAPGFPPFNGGPYSTMYTSRPWTIRQYAGFSTAEESNRFYRQNLAAGQKGLSVAFDLPTHRGYDSDHERVIGDVGKAGVAIDTVEDMKILFDSIPLDDISVSMTMNGAVLPVMAFYIVAAEEQGVPPEKLSGTIQNDILKEFMVRNTYIYPPEPSMRIIADIFQYTSRRMPKFNSISISGYHMQEAGATADLELAYTLADGLEYIRTGLKAGLDIDAFAPRLSFFWGIGMNYFMEIAKLRAARMLWAKIVRTFNPKNKKSLMLRSHCQTSGWSLTAQDPFNNITRTCLEALAASLGHTQSLHTNALDEAIALPSPFSARIARNTQLFLQEETDITRSIDPWAGSFYVENLTAKLAEKAWNIITAIEEAGGMVKAIERGIPQLQIEEAATRKQARIDSGEDMIIGVNGFTTASTTEIDLLEVDNTMVLRQQLDRLKTVKARRHEEETAQALLAIEQCAASGKGNLLELAVDAARKRATLGEICMACENIYGRYRARTKLNTTVYMSEMQNNTLFREAQQLADTFASLEGRRPRIMVAKVGQDGHDRGAKVIAAGFADIGFDVDISPLFQTPEEIVSQALDNDVHLIGISSLAGGHKTLIPKIIETLHLQDRKDILVVVGGIIPDNDHAFLYEQGVAGIFGPGTVISEAAIKLLNLLMAKFST; encoded by the coding sequence ATGAGACCGGATTTTTCAGGCATCGATATCTTTTCCGCCTTTTCAGCCAATAAGGATAATCCCATAGAAGTGCCCCGGCACTTCACCTCCGCTGAGGGAATCGACATACAATCCTTTTACCCCGGGCACAATAGCGAGTCCTCCGCAATAACGCATTTTGCGCCGGGATTTCCCCCCTTCAACGGAGGCCCCTACTCAACAATGTACACCTCGCGGCCATGGACTATCCGCCAGTATGCCGGATTTTCAACCGCTGAAGAGTCAAACCGGTTTTACCGCCAGAACCTTGCGGCTGGCCAGAAAGGCCTTTCGGTTGCCTTTGACCTCCCGACGCACCGAGGTTATGATTCCGATCATGAACGGGTTATCGGAGATGTCGGCAAAGCCGGCGTTGCAATCGACACGGTCGAGGATATGAAAATCCTCTTCGACAGCATCCCGCTTGACGACATATCGGTATCGATGACCATGAACGGCGCCGTTCTTCCTGTTATGGCATTTTATATCGTTGCCGCCGAAGAGCAGGGCGTTCCGCCTGAAAAGCTGAGCGGCACCATTCAGAACGACATTCTCAAAGAGTTCATGGTGCGCAATACCTATATCTACCCGCCTGAACCATCCATGCGAATTATTGCCGACATATTTCAATACACAAGCCGCAGGATGCCGAAATTCAACTCGATCAGCATTTCAGGATACCATATGCAGGAGGCTGGAGCGACGGCTGATCTTGAACTTGCTTACACGCTGGCCGACGGACTTGAGTATATCCGTACCGGCCTCAAGGCAGGGCTTGATATTGATGCCTTTGCGCCAAGACTCTCCTTTTTCTGGGGCATAGGGATGAACTACTTCATGGAGATAGCCAAGCTGCGTGCCGCAAGAATGCTCTGGGCTAAAATTGTCCGGACGTTCAATCCGAAAAACAAGAAATCACTGATGCTTCGATCCCACTGCCAGACCTCAGGATGGAGTCTCACCGCACAGGATCCATTCAACAACATCACAAGAACCTGTCTTGAAGCCCTTGCCGCATCGCTCGGTCACACCCAGTCGCTGCACACCAATGCGCTCGACGAAGCAATAGCGCTTCCCTCCCCTTTTTCAGCCCGCATTGCCAGAAACACCCAACTCTTCCTTCAGGAAGAGACCGATATCACCCGAAGCATCGATCCCTGGGCAGGCTCATTTTATGTGGAAAATCTGACGGCGAAACTTGCTGAAAAAGCATGGAACATCATCACTGCCATCGAAGAGGCCGGCGGAATGGTAAAAGCCATTGAACGAGGCATTCCTCAACTGCAGATTGAAGAGGCTGCCACCAGAAAACAGGCCCGTATCGATAGCGGCGAAGACATGATCATCGGAGTTAACGGTTTCACGACTGCAAGTACGACTGAAATCGACCTGCTTGAGGTCGACAATACCATGGTACTCCGCCAGCAGCTTGACCGCCTTAAAACCGTCAAGGCGCGACGTCATGAAGAAGAGACAGCCCAAGCCCTGCTGGCCATTGAGCAGTGTGCGGCCTCAGGCAAAGGGAATCTGCTTGAACTTGCCGTTGACGCAGCAAGAAAACGAGCCACATTGGGTGAAATATGCATGGCATGTGAAAATATTTACGGAAGATATCGTGCCCGAACAAAGCTCAACACCACCGTCTATATGTCTGAAATGCAGAATAACACGCTCTTCAGGGAGGCGCAGCAACTTGCCGATACCTTTGCATCCCTCGAAGGAAGACGGCCGAGAATCATGGTAGCGAAAGTAGGCCAGGACGGTCACGACCGCGGGGCAAAGGTTATTGCGGCGGGATTTGCCGATATTGGCTTTGACGTTGATATCAGCCCGCTTTTTCAGACACCTGAAGAGATCGTCAGCCAGGCGCTTGACAATGATGTCCACCTTATCGGAATATCCAGTCTTGCCGGAGGACATAAAACCCTTATCCCGAAAATCATCGAGACGCTTCACCTGCAGGATAGAAAAGACATCCTTGTCGTTGTCGGGGGAATCATTCCCGACAACGATCACGCGTTTCTGTACGAGCAGGGTGTTGCGGGAATTTTCGGCCCGGGAACGGTCATTTCCGAAGCGGCGATCAAACTGCTCAACCTTTTGATGGCAAAGTTTTCGACATGA
- a CDS encoding methylmalonyl-CoA mutase subunit beta → MSTPEPDTLFAEFSPVSKAEWKAKASAELGEKPFNAIVWKTENGFALEPWYSSDESSDLPVPVAPDPETWRMCRKIPVTDTGNANENARQSLREGATALEFVLSGNAYCTHEQLLLLLQDIDTTLVPVYFSGEFSPTLLLDNLLSITAFKNNSGGFLVEKHDEYEAVEAALVNHGSLLENYRTLSVSAVNDHENGASASEEIAFLLAGVSDSLYRLQAAGIPAETAARKIEIVLAVGPSHFTELAKIRAVRFLLQHILKAYGAPTDHLPRIFARTSERNLSRLDPFTNLLRQTTEAVSAIFGGCQTLQISPFDNGLSVSHTMAERVSGNIHLLLQREAGLDRVSDPARGSCYIEQMTRELSRSAWSLFRDIETAGGLNNARKSGMIDSLIRKTSEKRVASINTRSKTIVGVNRYPGNLTIQQEENLSEIRTILEKRTEGNESGAFELLRINTIMNKTKTGHHPAVFFWMQGDTATSFRQAAFAEDFFRCGGFDIAGSAQLVPEESSFQTVLDHKPAVLVLCIAEKDPCSSAETIARNLHTLDPELLMVMAGKPPQDPEPLFRAGIDSFIHTGVNIIDHLTMYQHKTGVQ, encoded by the coding sequence ATGAGCACTCCTGAACCTGACACTCTCTTTGCAGAGTTTTCACCAGTCAGCAAAGCCGAGTGGAAAGCAAAGGCATCTGCCGAGCTCGGAGAAAAACCATTTAACGCTATAGTATGGAAAACAGAGAACGGATTTGCTCTCGAACCATGGTACTCATCCGATGAGAGCAGCGACCTGCCGGTTCCTGTTGCGCCCGATCCGGAAACATGGAGGATGTGCAGAAAAATCCCTGTAACCGATACCGGAAACGCAAACGAAAACGCCCGCCAGAGCCTTCGGGAAGGCGCAACCGCACTGGAGTTCGTGCTTTCAGGAAACGCATACTGTACGCATGAACAACTTCTTCTGCTCTTACAGGATATTGACACCACGCTCGTTCCCGTTTACTTTTCCGGAGAGTTCTCCCCCACTCTGCTTCTCGATAATCTTCTTTCAATTACCGCCTTCAAAAACAACTCGGGAGGCTTTCTTGTCGAAAAGCATGATGAGTATGAAGCTGTTGAAGCAGCTCTCGTCAATCATGGGTCGCTGCTTGAAAACTATCGCACCCTTTCGGTCTCTGCCGTCAATGATCATGAAAACGGAGCTTCGGCAAGCGAAGAAATTGCTTTTCTGCTTGCAGGAGTAAGCGATTCGCTCTATCGCCTGCAAGCAGCAGGCATTCCTGCTGAAACCGCTGCCCGAAAAATCGAAATCGTTCTGGCCGTCGGGCCAAGCCATTTCACGGAACTTGCAAAAATACGGGCAGTGCGATTTCTCCTTCAGCATATCCTGAAAGCATACGGCGCTCCGACTGACCATCTGCCTCGCATTTTCGCCCGAACTTCAGAGAGAAACCTTTCGCGTCTCGATCCCTTCACAAACCTGCTCCGCCAAACCACCGAGGCTGTTTCCGCGATTTTCGGCGGATGCCAGACTCTGCAGATTTCGCCATTCGATAACGGACTATCCGTCTCTCATACCATGGCCGAACGGGTCTCCGGAAACATCCATCTCCTGCTGCAGCGCGAAGCGGGACTTGATCGGGTGTCCGATCCGGCCAGAGGTTCCTGTTACATCGAACAGATGACCAGGGAACTCTCCCGATCCGCATGGAGTCTTTTCAGGGATATCGAAACTGCCGGCGGCCTGAACAATGCGCGCAAAAGCGGCATGATTGATTCGTTGATCCGGAAAACGTCCGAAAAGAGAGTCGCATCCATCAACACCCGAAGCAAAACAATAGTAGGGGTAAACCGTTATCCTGGAAACCTTACGATTCAGCAGGAGGAGAACCTTTCCGAAATAAGGACTATTCTGGAAAAGAGAACAGAGGGTAATGAAAGCGGAGCTTTCGAGCTGCTCCGAATAAACACCATCATGAACAAAACGAAAACCGGGCATCATCCGGCAGTTTTTTTCTGGATGCAGGGCGATACCGCAACAAGCTTCCGACAGGCTGCATTTGCTGAAGATTTTTTCAGATGCGGCGGTTTCGATATAGCCGGAAGCGCTCAGCTTGTGCCTGAAGAGTCATCATTTCAAACCGTGCTCGACCATAAACCTGCTGTTCTGGTGCTCTGCATTGCTGAAAAAGATCCATGTTCCTCAGCAGAAACGATCGCCCGGAACCTTCACACTCTTGACCCTGAGCTTCTCATGGTCATGGCAGGAAAACCCCCGCAAGATCCGGAACCGCTTTTCCGTGCCGGCATAGACAGCTTTATTCATACAGGAGTAAACATCATCGACCATTTGACCATGTACCAACATAAAACCGGAGTACAATGA
- a CDS encoding carboxyl transferase domain-containing protein, protein MEHFYLPFEKREGFSYSHEGIEQLTEYEKYQLSFHPERPRHLDYLTLFDNAEACLENNHFGSCVIQTHRALLRNGSDCWPVMLIGQQSSPTSDFSLMRKLMKNMQQVEQWNQGMPTPAAFQKAIDAIALAEKEKRIIITIIDTAGADPTEASEAGGIAWKIGRCMQALAESSVPTISVIINRGCSGGAIALTGCDAVLAMEYSTYLVISPEACSSILFRTREKANMAAEISQITSKEALKNHIIDELIVEPEGPAHRFPEAAMQSFKTAVVKWTKKLGAIAPEELFQARMRRWEKIGQWDSITEREIACFEKPVSCFIPKPDTNCFIKRHKGCTDKNGKSVIDPVLYKKLLSDNFVCETCGHRYTRLTAHDYIDLIIDKGSFKEHAETRCIIDRDILQFPRYAEKIKEAQLKTGAPTSFITGDGMINGEDVVFCATNFNFLGGSFCMSTGEKIWQACKIAIKRKTPMIIQASGGGARMHEGCSSMVSLPKIHVALSSVEKAGLPVITIITDPTLGGVAIGFGSRGIRIFEHNAGNIGFSGKRVIEQYTGKTTSKDFQTTTWLRQQGFADKTGLPGTIKNDISAIITQSRSKTASRFCCMNHSKTNHEHS, encoded by the coding sequence GTGGAACATTTTTATCTGCCTTTTGAAAAACGGGAAGGGTTCAGTTATTCGCATGAAGGAATTGAACAGTTGACAGAATATGAAAAATATCAGCTCTCTTTTCATCCTGAACGCCCGAGGCATCTTGATTATCTGACCCTCTTTGATAACGCTGAAGCATGCCTCGAAAACAACCATTTTGGAAGCTGTGTCATTCAGACTCACCGGGCACTTCTCCGAAATGGTTCTGACTGCTGGCCGGTAATGCTGATCGGCCAGCAGTCATCGCCTACGTCAGATTTCTCACTCATGAGAAAGCTCATGAAAAACATGCAGCAGGTCGAGCAATGGAATCAGGGAATGCCAACACCTGCCGCATTTCAAAAAGCAATCGATGCCATTGCTCTTGCTGAAAAAGAAAAGCGCATCATCATAACCATCATCGATACGGCCGGCGCCGATCCAACAGAAGCATCCGAAGCCGGAGGAATAGCATGGAAAATCGGACGATGCATGCAGGCTCTTGCCGAATCGTCAGTGCCGACAATTTCAGTTATCATCAACAGGGGCTGCAGCGGCGGTGCCATTGCCCTGACTGGTTGCGATGCAGTTCTTGCAATGGAGTACTCAACCTATCTGGTAATCTCTCCTGAGGCCTGTTCTTCCATTCTTTTCCGTACAAGGGAAAAGGCAAACATGGCAGCGGAAATATCACAGATCACATCAAAAGAAGCGCTTAAAAACCATATTATTGACGAGCTGATCGTTGAGCCTGAAGGGCCGGCCCACCGTTTTCCCGAAGCCGCCATGCAATCGTTCAAAACCGCTGTCGTAAAGTGGACAAAAAAACTCGGAGCCATTGCACCTGAAGAACTTTTTCAAGCAAGAATGCGGCGATGGGAAAAAATCGGACAATGGGATTCCATCACTGAAAGAGAGATCGCCTGTTTCGAAAAACCGGTTTCCTGTTTCATACCCAAGCCCGATACAAACTGTTTTATCAAGCGCCATAAAGGGTGTACAGATAAAAACGGAAAGAGCGTAATTGACCCTGTTCTCTATAAAAAACTGCTTTCCGACAATTTTGTATGCGAAACATGCGGGCACCGATACACCCGACTGACTGCCCATGACTACATTGACCTTATTATTGATAAAGGCTCATTCAAGGAACATGCTGAAACACGATGCATTATCGACCGGGACATTCTTCAGTTTCCCCGATACGCAGAAAAAATCAAAGAAGCGCAACTGAAAACAGGAGCCCCAACTTCGTTCATTACCGGTGACGGTATGATTAACGGAGAAGATGTTGTATTCTGTGCAACGAATTTTAATTTTCTCGGAGGATCGTTCTGCATGTCCACCGGAGAAAAAATCTGGCAAGCCTGCAAAATAGCCATCAAACGTAAAACGCCGATGATTATCCAGGCATCGGGAGGAGGAGCCAGAATGCATGAGGGATGCTCCTCGATGGTCAGTCTGCCAAAAATTCATGTGGCGTTGTCAAGTGTTGAAAAAGCAGGACTGCCGGTCATCACGATCATCACTGACCCCACACTCGGAGGGGTTGCTATCGGCTTCGGCTCAAGAGGCATACGAATCTTTGAGCACAATGCGGGCAACATCGGATTTTCCGGCAAACGGGTTATCGAACAGTATACAGGAAAAACAACATCAAAGGATTTTCAGACAACAACGTGGCTCAGGCAGCAAGGGTTTGCTGATAAAACAGGGTTACCCGGCACGATAAAAAATGATATTTCAGCCATAATCACACAGAGCAGATCAAAAACGGCTTCACGCTTCTGCTGCATGAATCACTCAAAAACCAACCATGAGCACTCCTGA
- the mce gene encoding methylmalonyl-CoA epimerase, whose translation MIKKIDHIAIAVENLERAIETFKSVLGCASETIIIEEVASENVRVALIPLGESRIELLQPLGDDNAIARFLAKNGEGMHHIALETDDISHETERLESSGLKPLGSQKEGAGGKQIIFLHPKQTNRVLLEITQEPH comes from the coding sequence ATGATCAAAAAAATTGATCACATTGCCATAGCGGTTGAAAATCTTGAACGGGCAATTGAAACATTCAAAAGTGTTCTCGGATGCGCTTCGGAAACAATTATTATTGAAGAGGTCGCATCTGAAAACGTTCGGGTTGCCTTGATACCATTGGGGGAATCACGGATTGAACTCCTGCAACCTCTCGGAGATGATAATGCCATTGCGCGATTCCTTGCAAAAAACGGGGAGGGCATGCATCATATTGCTTTGGAAACCGATGATATCAGTCATGAAACCGAAAGACTTGAATCTTCCGGCCTGAAACCACTCGGTTCGCAAAAAGAAGGCGCAGGTGGAAAACAGATTATTTTTCTCCACCCTAAACAGACCAACCGGGTGCTGCTGGAAATCACACAAGAGCCCCATTGA
- a CDS encoding propionyl-CoA synthetase → MLLPYNTVYQRSIENPEEFWGEAAEKLHWFKKWNSVLDTTNPPFFRWFAGGVTNTCYNALDRHVDEGRGNETAIIYDSPVTNQKQRYTFREFRDIVSLFAGALQSRGVRKGDRVIIYMPMIPEAVVAMLACARIGAIHSVVFGGFASHELAVRIDDCKPKVIISASCGIEHSKIIDYKRLLDFAIELAHFKPEICIIKQREQLKAELNEDRDLTWQQSLLGAEPAQCVPMEATDPLYILYTSGTTGQPKGIVRDNGGHMVALKWSMEHVYNVKPGEVFWAASDVGWVVGHSYIVYAPLLHGCTSIIFEGKPVGTPDPGTFWRIVSEYNVSVLFTAPTAFRAIKKEDPNGLFIKNYDLSGFRTLFLAGERADPDTVKWAEQKLSVPVVDHWWQTETGWAIAANCQGIEPGPTKYGSASRAVPVYNVKVVNQEMEELSPGQMGDIVVKLPLPPGTMLSLWKADNRFVESYMTRYPGYYQTSDAGFIEEDGYIHIMSRTDDIINVAGHRLSTGSIEAELCEHPDVAESAVIGVADDLKGEVPLGFLVLKSGVDTPHSQIIKHVVEYVRENIGPVASFKNAIIVDRLPKTRSGKTLRATMRKIANCDEYVMPATIDDPAILDEIKIALQTIGYAKQKKQNR, encoded by the coding sequence ATGCTGCTTCCGTACAATACCGTCTATCAACGTTCAATTGAAAACCCGGAAGAGTTCTGGGGAGAAGCTGCGGAAAAGCTTCACTGGTTTAAAAAATGGAACTCGGTGCTTGATACCACCAATCCTCCCTTTTTCCGATGGTTTGCCGGAGGAGTAACCAATACCTGCTACAATGCGTTGGACCGCCATGTTGATGAGGGGCGTGGCAATGAAACGGCAATAATCTACGACAGTCCGGTAACCAATCAGAAACAACGCTACACCTTCCGTGAGTTTCGCGACATTGTTTCGCTCTTTGCCGGCGCGCTGCAGTCCAGAGGCGTTCGGAAAGGTGATCGTGTCATCATTTATATGCCGATGATCCCCGAAGCGGTAGTCGCAATGCTTGCCTGCGCGAGAATCGGCGCCATCCATTCAGTGGTGTTCGGAGGATTTGCATCTCATGAGCTTGCCGTCAGAATCGATGACTGCAAACCAAAAGTCATTATTTCGGCTTCATGCGGCATTGAACACAGTAAAATTATTGATTACAAAAGACTGCTTGATTTTGCCATTGAGCTGGCCCACTTCAAGCCTGAAATCTGTATCATCAAACAGCGCGAACAGTTAAAGGCCGAACTGAACGAAGATCGAGACCTCACCTGGCAGCAGTCGCTGCTTGGAGCCGAACCTGCGCAATGTGTTCCCATGGAAGCGACAGACCCGCTCTATATTCTCTACACGTCAGGAACCACCGGACAACCAAAAGGTATTGTGCGTGATAATGGCGGCCATATGGTTGCCCTGAAATGGAGTATGGAACATGTTTACAATGTCAAACCAGGTGAAGTATTCTGGGCTGCCAGCGATGTTGGTTGGGTGGTTGGTCACTCTTACATTGTCTATGCTCCGCTGCTGCACGGATGCACATCCATTATATTTGAAGGAAAACCAGTCGGCACACCTGACCCCGGAACATTCTGGAGAATAGTCAGTGAATATAACGTCTCGGTGCTCTTCACTGCTCCCACAGCATTCAGGGCTATCAAAAAGGAAGATCCCAATGGATTATTTATTAAAAACTATGATCTCTCAGGCTTCCGCACCCTTTTTCTTGCCGGTGAGCGGGCAGATCCCGACACGGTAAAATGGGCTGAACAGAAACTCTCGGTACCGGTCGTTGACCATTGGTGGCAAACTGAAACCGGATGGGCGATTGCTGCAAACTGTCAGGGAATCGAACCGGGACCGACAAAATACGGCTCGGCATCAAGAGCGGTTCCCGTCTACAATGTCAAGGTAGTCAACCAGGAAATGGAAGAACTTTCGCCGGGTCAAATGGGCGACATTGTCGTAAAACTCCCGCTCCCGCCAGGCACCATGCTCTCTCTGTGGAAAGCCGATAACCGGTTCGTGGAAAGTTATATGACGCGATACCCCGGATATTACCAGACAAGCGATGCCGGATTTATTGAAGAAGATGGCTATATCCATATCATGTCGAGAACTGACGACATTATCAACGTCGCCGGTCACCGGCTCTCAACAGGATCTATTGAAGCCGAGCTTTGCGAGCACCCCGACGTTGCCGAAAGCGCCGTTATCGGCGTCGCTGACGATCTCAAAGGCGAGGTGCCTCTCGGGTTTCTTGTTCTGAAATCAGGAGTCGATACTCCGCACAGCCAGATCATCAAACACGTTGTTGAGTATGTGCGGGAAAATATCGGGCCGGTAGCATCGTTCAAAAATGCCATTATTGTTGATCGTCTTCCGAAAACCCGTTCGGGCAAAACTCTTCGGGCAACCATGCGCAAAATAGCCAACTGCGATGAGTATGTCATGCCGGCAACCATTGACGACCCGGCAATTCTGGATGAGATAAAAATCGCACTTCAAACCATCGGATACGCAAAACAAAAAAAACAGAATCGATGA
- the rsmA gene encoding 16S rRNA (adenine(1518)-N(6)/adenine(1519)-N(6))-dimethyltransferase RsmA: protein MIKVEYKHTEIAVKKKLGQNFLTDRNITRKIVTESETNPDDTILEIGPGFGALTREISTITPRFTVVEKDPKLASFIRNEYPELTVIEGDFLTVDLKKIAGEKPLRVLGNIPYAITSPILFKLLENRHILLSATLMMQHEVALRITAKPRTKDYGILAVQMQAFCETKYLFRVGRKVFRPQPGVDSAVISMKPKVNDPVSDREGFSRFVRCAFHQRRKTLQNNLKKTYELDRVESSVLKQRAEELSIDEFFRLFEQIRPLMVSSADPES, encoded by the coding sequence ATGATAAAAGTTGAATATAAGCATACAGAAATAGCGGTAAAAAAAAAACTGGGTCAAAACTTTCTCACAGACCGAAATATCACTCGTAAAATAGTTACGGAATCCGAAACGAACCCTGACGATACTATTCTGGAGATAGGACCGGGATTCGGGGCATTGACGCGGGAAATCAGTACCATTACTCCGCGCTTCACTGTTGTTGAAAAAGACCCGAAGCTTGCCTCATTCATCCGTAACGAGTACCCTGAACTTACGGTTATAGAGGGAGATTTTCTCACTGTCGACCTTAAAAAAATCGCAGGCGAAAAACCGCTCAGGGTTCTTGGCAATATACCCTATGCCATTACCAGCCCGATTCTCTTTAAACTGCTTGAAAACCGTCATATTTTATTATCGGCAACCCTGATGATGCAACATGAAGTTGCCTTGAGAATAACCGCAAAGCCCCGCACAAAAGATTATGGCATACTTGCCGTACAGATGCAGGCGTTCTGTGAAACCAAATATCTCTTTCGTGTCGGACGAAAGGTTTTTCGGCCTCAGCCTGGAGTTGACAGCGCAGTCATCAGCATGAAACCTAAAGTCAACGATCCGGTCTCTGACAGAGAAGGATTCAGCCGGTTCGTACGCTGCGCATTCCATCAGAGAAGAAAAACCCTGCAAAACAATCTGAAAAAAACCTATGAACTTGACCGGGTGGAGAGTTCGGTGCTGAAACAGCGGGCCGAAGAGCTTTCAATTGATGAATTTTTCCGGCTCTTCGAACAAATCAGACCCCTTATGGTCTCATCGGCTGATCCGGAAAGCTGA
- a CDS encoding transketolase family protein, producing MGENNIEAAAAQYVSRGNKATRTGFGEALLEIARENNTVVGLCADLTGSLNMNLFRDAFPERFIQAGIAEANMISMAAGLATTGKVPFAASFAVFATGRVYDQIRQSLCYSNLNVKICASHAGLTLGEDGATHQILEDIGLMRGLPRMTVVVPCDYSETKRAVKAIAKRYGPVYLRFGRPNIPDFTLDEDGFEIGKSIELHPGKDVTVIACGIMVWKALEAARILEKEGVGVRVINMHTIKPIDTLAIVRAANDTGAIVTAEEHQIYNGLGDAVANVCARNIPVPIEMVGVEDQFGESGKPDDLLMKYKLTTEDILDKIYIALRRK from the coding sequence ATGGGAGAAAATAACATCGAAGCGGCGGCTGCGCAATATGTTTCGCGGGGAAACAAGGCAACACGTACCGGATTTGGAGAAGCCCTGCTTGAAATAGCAAGGGAGAACAATACTGTGGTCGGGTTATGCGCCGATCTTACAGGATCCCTGAACATGAATCTTTTTCGGGATGCTTTTCCTGAAAGATTTATTCAGGCCGGAATTGCCGAAGCGAACATGATTTCAATGGCTGCCGGTCTTGCAACCACAGGAAAAGTGCCATTTGCAGCAAGTTTCGCCGTGTTTGCCACCGGCAGGGTTTACGACCAGATTCGTCAGTCGCTCTGCTATTCGAATCTCAATGTCAAGATTTGCGCCTCTCACGCAGGCCTTACTCTTGGCGAGGATGGCGCAACGCACCAGATTCTTGAGGATATCGGACTGATGCGCGGTCTTCCGCGAATGACCGTTGTGGTTCCCTGTGATTACAGCGAAACCAAACGCGCAGTTAAGGCCATCGCAAAACGGTACGGTCCCGTTTATCTTCGGTTCGGCAGGCCGAACATTCCTGATTTTACGCTTGATGAAGACGGCTTTGAAATCGGTAAATCCATAGAATTGCATCCCGGAAAGGATGTTACGGTTATTGCCTGCGGCATTATGGTCTGGAAGGCGCTTGAGGCGGCACGAATTCTTGAAAAAGAGGGCGTCGGAGTCAGGGTCATCAATATGCATACCATTAAACCGATCGATACGCTTGCAATTGTCAGGGCAGCCAACGATACCGGCGCTATCGTTACGGCCGAAGAACACCAGATCTATAACGGCCTGGGAGATGCAGTGGCCAATGTTTGTGCCCGTAATATTCCCGTGCCGATCGAGATGGTAGGTGTTGAAGATCAGTTTGGAGAATCCGGCAAGCCCGATGATCTTCTCATGAAATATAAACTGACAACCGAGGATATTCTCGATAAAATCTATATCGCGTTACGCAGAAAGTAA